One Anas platyrhynchos isolate ZD024472 breed Pekin duck chromosome W, IASCAAS_PekinDuck_T2T, whole genome shotgun sequence DNA segment encodes these proteins:
- the LOC101796665 gene encoding dendritic cell-specific transmembrane protein: MQALVSTAQNAWRIFVSERKPGWKYLTQLFAVCSAVGFLSSLLFFLGIRFSLAHQPLGPLLVSGLIWISLSVVLCCFKHLRCFSALFLLSCGLREGRNALITAGTGVVVAGNIQNIFHNLKVLADSITCHLEFEQFELIKYYVEAIKWIYEEAKRSTKLPKDILSLNHEFTPSYSISDDALKQELNDTKQEIQRVANEISFMLTILPYIGQKVLPIVGLFLVSFGTALFIKKFVGPHGVKFKNTYITKEFIAFDELQKQQQRPGLLPLNKKERKDYVTIPSFCLTRKERKHIQYFFLPVIVHLCIWLLFAAVDYLFYWLIISVNKHLQELPQLEIQIKLFQQRNENNFIIGVREFIVKNDPFKISLFKHDCIPQPELYLSTTWIQLGIIIFFLIISGLFSGLLTQFKILVSTSFYPDAEIKRIHYLHAKLLKKRAKLQQKTAKNVFARTVNFWFPILKAREAVRKKERTMVNDNVV, encoded by the exons ATGCAAGCACTTGTCTCAACAGCCCAGAATGCCTGGAGAATTTTTGTATCAGAAAGGAAGCCAGGCTGGAAGTATCTGACACAGCTCTTTGCTGTTTGCTCTGCAGTTGGCTTCCTTtcaagccttctcttcttccttggCATCCGCTTCTCCCTGGCTCACCAGCCTCTGGGTCCCTTACTGGTTTCTGGCCTCATCTGGATCTCGCTTTCTGTCGTGCTCTGCTGTTTCAAGCACCTGCGCTGCTTCAGTGCCCTGTTCCTTCTCTCCTGTGGGCTGCGAGAAGGAAGAAACGCCCTTATTACTGCTGGTACAGGTGTCGTGGTGGCTGGcaatatccaaaatatttttcacaaccTGAAGGTTCTGGCAGACAGTATAACCTGCCATTTAGAGTTTGAGCAATTTGAGTTGATAAAATATTATGTTGaggcaataaaatggatttaTGAGGAGGCCAAGCGTTCCACTAAACTGCCTAAAGATATACTGTCGCTAAATCATGAGTTTACACCATCTTATTCAATTTCAGATGATGCATTGAAACAAGAGCTAAATGacacaaaacaagaaatccAAAGAGTTGCTAATGAGATATCTTTTATGCTGACTATATTGCCCTATATAGGCCAGAAAGTACTGCCTATAGTAGGGCTTTTTCTAGTTTCTTTTGGAACTGCTCTTTTTATCAAAAAATTTGTGGGCCCTCATGGTGTCAAGTTTAAGAATACTTATATCACAAAAGAGTTCATTGCATTTGATGAGCttcaaaagcaacagcaaagaCCAGGCCTTCTGCCacttaacaaaaaagaaagaaaagattatgTGACAATCCCATCTTTCTGCCTCacaaggaaggagagaaaacacatacagtatttttttctccctgtaatTGTTCATCTATGCATCTGGCTTCTGTTTGCTGCAGTagattatttgttttattggctaattatttctgtgaataaaCATCTCCAAGAACTACCACAACTGGAGATTCAGATCAAACTCTTCCAGCAA AGGAATGAGAACAACTTCATCATTGGGGTGAGAGAGTTTATTGTAAAGAACGATCCTTTCAAGATCTCCCTGTTTAAGCATGACTGCATCCCTCAGCCAGAGCTCTATCTTTCCACGACATGGATCCAGCTTGGAATCATCAtctttttcttaataatttctGGGTTATTCTCTGGCCTCCTGACCCAATTTAAAATACTTGTGTCAACCTCGTTCTATCCTGATGCTGAGATAAAACGGATACATTATTTGCATGCAAAATTACTCAAGAAAAGAGCAAAGCTACAACAGAAAACCGCAAAGAATGTGTTTGCTAGAACG GTCAACTTTTGGTTTCCAATACTCAAGGCAAGAGAGGCtgtgaggaagaaagaaaggacaaTGGTAAATGACAATGTGGTGTGA